The following are encoded together in the Microterricola viridarii genome:
- a CDS encoding pyridoxamine 5'-phosphate oxidase family protein, which produces MDRSGMAAYVRGIGSGVVSSLGPGGAPQAAYLDIAATDDGELVFNARVDSRKIANIARDGRVAVVIGGADGTTLQCEGSAALAAGEDLARCAAAYEAAFPGFVASRPGDGVMLVRVALDWARYRDYRDREPVSVDVDLGQLR; this is translated from the coding sequence ATGGATCGGTCGGGGATGGCGGCGTACGTGCGGGGTATCGGCAGCGGAGTCGTCAGCTCGCTGGGGCCGGGCGGTGCCCCGCAGGCCGCCTACCTCGACATCGCGGCGACGGATGACGGCGAGCTGGTCTTCAACGCGCGGGTGGATTCCCGCAAGATCGCGAACATCGCGCGCGACGGCCGGGTCGCGGTCGTGATCGGTGGCGCCGACGGCACGACGCTGCAGTGTGAGGGCAGCGCCGCGCTCGCCGCGGGGGAGGACTTGGCGCGCTGCGCCGCCGCCTACGAAGCGGCGTTCCCCGGGTTCGTGGCCTCCCGCCCCGGCGATGGCGTCATGCTGGTGCGCGTCGCCCTCGATTGGGCGCGCTACCGCGACTACCGCGACCGCGAGCCGGTCTCTGTCGACGTGGATCTCGGCCAGCTGCGATAG
- a CDS encoding thiolase family protein: MSRDSIVIVNGARTPVGRYQGSLASVPAHLLGAAAARAALERSGVAPEQIDEVVMGCIGQVGPDAYNARLVALAAGLPTKTPAFTVNRLCGSGLQAIWSGAQQIAWGSADMVLAGGDESMSRMPFLDFESRGNARLGNRTLVDGTIGMLTDPFSNKHMGVTAERVAERYNVSRQEQDEFALESQRRAGTAAAQAAFAEEITAVQTIGRNPVTVDTDEHPRPGTTIEDLAALRPAFEAGGSATAGNSSGVNDGAAAVVLATATTALEQGLGALATIEHVATAALEPEIMGYAPVLALQKLFERSGLTPADIDVVELNEAFASQAVAVIRDAGLDPAKTNPYGGAIALGHPVGATGAILTLRAAMDLQRRDLEYAVVTMCIGGGQALAALLRRV; the protein is encoded by the coding sequence ATGTCACGCGACAGCATCGTCATCGTCAACGGCGCCCGCACCCCCGTCGGTCGCTACCAGGGCTCGCTGGCCTCGGTGCCTGCTCACCTGCTCGGTGCGGCCGCCGCCCGGGCCGCACTCGAGCGCAGCGGGGTCGCCCCCGAGCAGATCGATGAGGTCGTGATGGGCTGCATCGGCCAGGTCGGGCCGGACGCCTACAACGCGCGCCTCGTCGCGCTCGCGGCGGGGCTGCCGACCAAGACGCCCGCGTTCACGGTGAACCGACTCTGCGGCAGCGGGCTGCAGGCCATCTGGTCGGGCGCCCAGCAGATCGCCTGGGGCTCGGCCGACATGGTGCTCGCCGGCGGCGACGAGTCGATGTCGCGGATGCCGTTCCTCGACTTCGAGTCCCGCGGCAACGCGCGGCTCGGCAACCGCACACTGGTCGACGGCACGATCGGCATGCTGACCGACCCGTTCAGCAACAAGCACATGGGCGTGACGGCCGAGCGGGTGGCTGAACGCTATAACGTCTCCCGTCAGGAGCAGGACGAGTTCGCCCTCGAGAGCCAGCGCCGCGCCGGCACCGCCGCGGCGCAGGCCGCCTTCGCCGAAGAGATCACTGCCGTGCAGACCATCGGCCGCAACCCGGTCACGGTCGACACCGACGAGCACCCGCGCCCGGGCACCACGATCGAGGACCTCGCCGCGCTGCGCCCCGCCTTCGAGGCCGGCGGCAGCGCGACAGCCGGCAACTCCTCCGGCGTGAACGACGGCGCCGCGGCCGTGGTGCTCGCCACGGCGACGACGGCACTGGAACAGGGGCTGGGCGCCCTCGCGACGATCGAGCACGTCGCGACCGCCGCCCTCGAGCCCGAGATCATGGGCTACGCCCCGGTGCTCGCGCTGCAGAAGCTGTTCGAGCGCTCGGGCCTGACGCCGGCCGACATCGACGTCGTGGAGCTCAACGAGGCGTTCGCCTCCCAGGCCGTCGCCGTCATCCGCGATGCCGGCCTCGACCCGGCAAAGACGAACCCCTACGGTGGGGCGATCGCGCTGGGCCACCCGGTCGGTGCAACCGGCGCGATCCTCACGCTGCGCGCCGCGATGGACCTGCAGCGCCGCGACCTGGAGTACGCGGTCGTCACGATGTGCATCGGCGGCGGCCAGGCGTTGGCGGCGCTGCTGCGCCGCGTCTGA
- a CDS encoding cytochrome b/b6 domain-containing protein: protein MLLAAVVVLVTRWFVSFEAVRDFLVTYPGETPLPEGAPVGLPAWLAWQHFFNMFLIVLIIRSGWQVRTQTRRPAMWVRNNTAPFKTKGAPKRITLTLWSHFAFDALWLLNGIIFVVLLFATGQWMRVVPTSWDVFPNAASAALQYLSLDWPTENGWVNYNSLQLLAYFTTIFIAAPLAALTGIRMSGAWPAKATRLNTLYPVELARAIHFPVMLYFVLFIFVHVVLVLSTGALRNLNHMYGGQDAVNWTGFWIFAASLIVVVGGVLAARPLVLAPIAGLMGKVGR, encoded by the coding sequence GTGCTGCTCGCCGCCGTGGTCGTGCTCGTCACTCGCTGGTTCGTCTCGTTCGAGGCCGTGCGCGACTTTCTCGTGACCTACCCGGGTGAGACGCCCCTGCCGGAGGGCGCGCCCGTCGGCCTGCCGGCGTGGCTGGCCTGGCAGCACTTCTTCAACATGTTCCTCATCGTGTTGATCATCCGCTCCGGCTGGCAGGTGCGCACGCAGACCCGGCGGCCGGCGATGTGGGTGCGCAACAACACCGCCCCGTTCAAGACGAAGGGCGCGCCCAAGCGGATCACCCTGACGCTGTGGTCGCACTTCGCGTTCGACGCGCTCTGGCTGCTGAACGGCATCATCTTCGTGGTGCTGCTGTTCGCGACCGGGCAGTGGATGCGCGTGGTGCCGACGAGCTGGGACGTGTTCCCGAACGCGGCCTCGGCCGCGCTGCAGTACCTCTCGCTGGACTGGCCCACCGAGAACGGCTGGGTCAACTACAACAGCCTGCAGCTGCTGGCCTACTTCACCACGATCTTCATCGCGGCGCCGCTCGCCGCGCTCACCGGCATCCGCATGTCGGGAGCCTGGCCGGCGAAGGCGACCCGGCTGAACACGCTGTACCCCGTCGAGCTGGCCCGGGCCATCCACTTCCCGGTGATGCTGTACTTCGTGCTGTTCATCTTCGTGCACGTGGTGCTGGTGCTCTCGACCGGGGCTCTGCGCAACCTCAACCACATGTACGGGGGCCAGGATGCCGTCAACTGGACTGGCTTCTGGATCTTCGCCGCCTCACTGATCGTCGTGGTCGGCGGGGTGCTCGCCGCTCGCCCGCTCGTGCTCGCCCCGATTGCCGGGCTCATGGGCAAGGTCGGGCGGTAG
- a CDS encoding electron transfer flavoprotein subunit alpha/FixB family protein, with protein MTNYPHDAVLVLVEVSPSGRVQKSAAGLLGAAAGVGTPVALVVAAPGHGQAAAEQAAAYGAASVLVTETPSFTTTLTTPAVDALVAAADLVQPELVLISNSIEGRDVAGRYAARTRSALAIDAVGVSRDEEGVVASHSVYGGAYLVDSAASAGTLVVTVRQGAIDARADAAALNAQTLDVSPGTAPAATITSIDEDVAPSGRPELRGAAKVVSGGRGLGSGERFALVTELADVLGAAVGASRAAVDAGFVPQSYQVGQTGVSVSPALYIALGISGAIQHRAGMQTAKTIVAINKDADAPIFGIADFGVVGDVFTVVPQLVAALNARKA; from the coding sequence ATGACGAACTATCCGCACGACGCCGTACTCGTCCTCGTCGAGGTCTCGCCATCCGGCCGGGTGCAGAAGAGCGCCGCCGGCCTGCTCGGCGCGGCCGCCGGTGTCGGCACCCCCGTCGCTCTCGTCGTGGCCGCTCCCGGTCACGGGCAGGCGGCCGCCGAGCAGGCCGCCGCATACGGTGCTGCCTCGGTGTTGGTGACCGAGACGCCGAGCTTCACCACCACGCTGACCACTCCGGCCGTCGACGCGCTGGTCGCGGCAGCCGACCTGGTGCAGCCAGAGCTCGTGCTGATCTCGAACTCGATCGAGGGGCGTGATGTGGCCGGCCGCTACGCAGCCCGCACCCGCTCGGCCCTGGCGATCGATGCCGTGGGGGTCTCGCGCGACGAGGAGGGCGTCGTGGCGTCCCACTCGGTTTACGGCGGGGCCTACCTCGTCGACTCGGCCGCCAGCGCAGGCACGCTCGTGGTGACCGTGCGCCAGGGTGCGATCGATGCGCGCGCGGATGCCGCAGCGCTGAACGCGCAGACACTGGATGTCTCACCGGGCACCGCCCCGGCTGCAACGATCACCTCGATCGACGAGGACGTCGCCCCGTCGGGCCGCCCCGAGCTGCGCGGCGCGGCGAAGGTCGTGTCGGGCGGCCGCGGCCTCGGCTCCGGCGAGCGGTTCGCACTCGTCACCGAGCTGGCCGACGTGCTCGGTGCTGCGGTCGGGGCCTCGCGTGCCGCCGTCGACGCCGGCTTTGTGCCGCAGAGCTACCAGGTCGGCCAGACCGGTGTCTCGGTGTCGCCGGCGCTCTACATTGCGCTCGGCATCTCGGGTGCGATCCAGCACCGGGCCGGAATGCAGACGGCGAAGACGATCGTCGCGATCAACAAAGACGCGGATGCGCCCATCTTCGGCATCGCCGACTTCGGTGTCGTCGGCGACGTCTTCACGGTCGTGCCCCAGCTGGTCGCCGCCCTCAACGCGCGGAAGGCCTGA
- a CDS encoding electron transfer flavoprotein subunit beta/FixA family protein, translating to MRILVLVKEVPDTYGDRKLSVESGLADRAGEMVLDEIGERALEVALKHADAHADTEITVLSMGPGTVPTTLRKALAMGATRAVHVLDDALLGADLGATAEVLAAAIRRVGFDLVITGNLSTDGSGGVLPSMLAEMLGVPAATNLSTVEIGDGRVSGQRSLEQGSYEVSAPLPAIVSITERLPDARFPSFKGILAAKKKPFETVTLADLGVAVDDESVPRSIVISVAERPARVAGVKIVDEGDAGEQLAQFLIAQRLA from the coding sequence ATGAGAATCCTGGTGCTGGTGAAAGAAGTGCCCGACACCTACGGCGACCGAAAACTGAGCGTGGAGTCCGGGCTCGCCGACCGTGCCGGTGAGATGGTGCTGGACGAGATCGGCGAGCGTGCGCTCGAGGTGGCGCTGAAACACGCGGATGCGCACGCCGACACCGAGATCACGGTGCTGTCGATGGGGCCGGGCACGGTGCCCACCACCTTGCGCAAGGCGCTCGCAATGGGCGCGACGCGGGCGGTGCACGTGCTCGACGACGCGCTGCTGGGGGCAGACCTGGGCGCGACCGCCGAGGTGCTCGCCGCCGCGATTCGCCGGGTCGGGTTCGACCTCGTCATCACCGGCAACCTCTCGACCGACGGCTCAGGTGGGGTGCTGCCCTCGATGCTCGCCGAGATGCTGGGCGTGCCTGCCGCGACCAACCTCAGCACCGTCGAGATCGGTGACGGCCGGGTGAGCGGGCAGCGCTCGCTCGAGCAGGGCTCGTACGAGGTGTCCGCCCCGCTGCCGGCGATCGTGTCGATCACCGAGCGCCTGCCCGATGCGCGCTTCCCCAGCTTCAAGGGCATCCTGGCCGCCAAGAAGAAGCCATTCGAGACGGTGACGCTCGCCGATCTCGGTGTTGCCGTCGACGACGAGTCCGTTCCGCGGTCGATCGTGATCTCGGTGGCGGAACGGCCGGCGCGCGTCGCCGGTGTGAAGATCGTCGATGAGGGGGATGCCGGCGAGCAGCTCGCCCAGTTCCTCATCGCGCAGAGACTGGCATAG
- a CDS encoding MarR family winged helix-turn-helix transcriptional regulator, which yields MAASKRLAVDPIAEAKRQWTAHGWGDVAPGMAAVTSVMRAQQLMLARVEAALKPFNLSFARYELLTLLSFTRDGKMPMASASARLQVHPTSVTSTVNRLESDELVRREPHPHDGRATLVVLTPLGRERAAAAALVLNDEVFSSPGLSSDDTTQLVSILARFRRNAGDFDDPAPQPDPL from the coding sequence ATGGCGGCATCCAAGCGACTCGCGGTAGACCCGATCGCCGAGGCGAAACGGCAGTGGACGGCGCACGGCTGGGGCGATGTCGCCCCCGGCATGGCCGCCGTCACGTCGGTCATGCGCGCCCAGCAGCTCATGCTCGCGCGCGTCGAGGCGGCGTTGAAACCGTTCAACCTGTCGTTCGCGCGATACGAGCTGCTCACGCTGCTGAGCTTCACCCGCGACGGCAAGATGCCGATGGCGAGCGCGAGTGCGCGGCTGCAGGTGCACCCGACCAGCGTGACGAGCACCGTCAACCGGCTCGAGAGCGACGAACTGGTGCGCCGCGAGCCGCACCCGCACGACGGCCGCGCGACCCTCGTGGTGCTCACGCCGCTCGGCCGGGAGCGTGCGGCGGCTGCCGCGCTCGTCCTGAACGACGAGGTGTTCTCCTCCCCCGGCCTCTCATCGGATGACACCACCCAGCTGGTCAGCATCCTGGCCCGCTTCCGGCGCAACGCCGGCGATTTCGACGACCCGGCCCCGCAGCCAGACCCGCTCTGA
- a CDS encoding enoyl-CoA hydratase → MTEYETILVETRGRVGWITLNRPEALNALNATLVREVVGASTTFDRDPGIGAIVITGSAKAFAAGADIKEMAEQGYIDMYLNDPFRGWAEFERVRTPLIAAVAGFALGGGCELAMMCDIILAADTAKFGQPEINLGVIPGIGGTQRLPRAIGKYKAAELVLTGRLMGAEEAERAGLISRIVPAAELLDEAALVAETIASKSLPVVYAAKDALQAAQETGLAEGIRFEKQAFAATFALDDQSEGMAAFRDKRTAHFSHR, encoded by the coding sequence GTGACCGAGTACGAGACCATCCTTGTCGAGACGCGGGGACGCGTGGGCTGGATCACGCTGAACCGGCCCGAGGCGCTGAACGCGCTCAACGCGACTCTGGTGCGGGAGGTCGTCGGTGCCAGCACGACCTTCGACCGAGACCCCGGCATCGGTGCGATCGTCATCACCGGATCGGCGAAGGCGTTTGCCGCCGGGGCCGACATCAAGGAGATGGCGGAGCAGGGGTACATCGACATGTACCTGAACGACCCGTTCCGCGGCTGGGCCGAGTTCGAACGGGTGCGGACGCCGCTGATCGCCGCGGTGGCTGGCTTCGCGCTGGGCGGCGGGTGCGAGCTCGCGATGATGTGCGACATCATCCTCGCCGCCGACACCGCGAAGTTCGGCCAGCCCGAGATCAACCTCGGCGTCATCCCCGGCATCGGCGGAACGCAGCGCCTGCCGCGCGCCATCGGCAAGTACAAGGCCGCCGAGCTGGTGCTGACCGGCCGGCTGATGGGCGCTGAGGAGGCCGAGCGCGCCGGGCTCATCTCGCGGATCGTGCCGGCTGCCGAGCTGCTCGACGAGGCGGCGCTGGTCGCCGAGACCATCGCGTCGAAGTCCCTGCCCGTCGTGTACGCGGCGAAGGACGCGCTGCAGGCGGCCCAGGAAACGGGCCTGGCCGAGGGCATCCGCTTCGAGAAGCAGGCGTTCGCGGCCACGTTCGCGCTCGACGACCAGAGCGAGGGGATGGCAGCGTTCCGTGACAAGCGCACCGCACACTTCTCGCACCGATGA
- the mmsB gene encoding 3-hydroxyisobutyrate dehydrogenase, with protein MSTIAFLGLGHMGGPMAANLVKAGQRVVGFDPVPAAATEASAAGIQIAADAVSAVADAEIVITMLQTGAQVIAAYAGAGGAPGLLAAARPGTLFLDCSTIAVDEARQAHDLAIAAGHRAADAPVSGGVVGAENGTLAFMVGASDGDFESARPLLEIMGRRVVHCGEPGLGQAAKVCNNMILGITEIAVAEAFVLGERLGLSHQALYDVASNASGQCWALTTNCPVPGPVPTSPANHDYRPGFAGALMAKDLGLAEQAIALTGVDAQLGLHAREIYRQFAEGDGAGQDFSGIINTIRQQSTDAQS; from the coding sequence ATGAGCACCATTGCGTTTCTGGGCCTCGGCCACATGGGCGGCCCGATGGCCGCCAACCTCGTGAAGGCGGGGCAGCGCGTCGTCGGCTTCGACCCGGTGCCCGCGGCCGCCACCGAGGCGAGTGCCGCCGGCATACAGATCGCGGCCGACGCGGTCAGCGCTGTCGCCGATGCGGAGATCGTGATCACCATGTTGCAGACCGGGGCGCAGGTCATCGCCGCGTACGCGGGAGCAGGCGGCGCCCCGGGCCTGCTCGCAGCGGCCCGGCCGGGCACGCTGTTCCTGGACTGCTCGACGATCGCGGTCGATGAGGCCCGGCAGGCCCACGACCTGGCCATCGCCGCCGGTCATCGCGCGGCCGACGCGCCCGTCTCCGGCGGCGTCGTCGGCGCCGAGAACGGCACGCTGGCCTTCATGGTGGGCGCCAGCGACGGCGACTTCGAATCGGCGCGGCCGCTGCTGGAGATCATGGGCCGCCGCGTCGTGCACTGCGGCGAGCCCGGCCTCGGGCAGGCCGCGAAGGTCTGCAACAACATGATCCTCGGCATCACCGAGATCGCTGTCGCCGAGGCGTTCGTGCTGGGGGAACGGCTCGGCCTCAGCCACCAGGCACTCTACGACGTGGCGTCCAACGCGTCGGGGCAGTGCTGGGCGCTGACCACCAATTGCCCGGTGCCCGGCCCGGTGCCAACGAGCCCGGCAAACCACGACTACCGGCCCGGCTTCGCCGGTGCGCTGATGGCGAAAGACCTCGGTCTCGCCGAGCAGGCCATCGCCCTCACCGGCGTCGACGCGCAGTTGGGCCTGCACGCACGCGAGATCTACCGGCAGTTCGCCGAGGGCGACGGGGCCGGGCAAGACTTCTCCGGCATCATCAACACCATCCGCCAGCAGAGCACGGACGCGCAGTCGTGA
- a CDS encoding acyl-CoA dehydrogenase family protein, translating to MDALTAEDRAALVEAVREFAAARLAPNASTWDAEKTFPVDTLREAGELGLGGIYVGEESGGSELSRLDAVAIFEELAQGDTTIAAYISIHNMVAWMIDAFGDEQQRLQWLPKLVTMEHLGSYCLTEPGAGSDAAAITTSAARDGDEYVLNGTKQFISGAGSSAVYLVLARTGGPGPRGISAILVPAGTPGLSFGPNEKKMGWNAQPTRQVIFDDVRVPVANRLSAEGDGFGIAMKGLNGGRVNMGACSLGGAQWALDKAARYVQEREAFGAPLAANQSILFTLADMETDLQAARALLQRAAGKMDDAAPDAAAACALAKRFATDAGFRVANQALQLHGGYGYLHEYGIERVVRDLRVHQILEGTNEIMQLIVGRELLADARTDQQRAKAPL from the coding sequence ATGGACGCGCTCACCGCAGAAGACCGGGCCGCGCTCGTTGAGGCCGTGCGCGAGTTCGCCGCCGCACGGCTCGCGCCGAACGCCTCGACCTGGGACGCCGAGAAAACGTTCCCCGTCGACACACTCCGCGAGGCCGGCGAGCTCGGCCTCGGCGGCATCTACGTCGGCGAGGAGTCGGGCGGGTCGGAGCTCTCGCGTCTGGACGCCGTCGCGATCTTCGAGGAACTCGCCCAGGGCGACACCACCATCGCCGCCTACATCTCGATCCACAACATGGTCGCCTGGATGATCGACGCGTTTGGCGACGAGCAGCAGCGCCTGCAGTGGCTGCCGAAACTGGTGACGATGGAGCACCTGGGCAGCTACTGCCTGACCGAGCCCGGCGCGGGGTCGGATGCCGCGGCCATCACGACATCGGCAGCGCGCGACGGCGACGAGTACGTGCTCAACGGCACGAAGCAGTTCATCTCGGGCGCCGGCTCCTCGGCCGTGTACCTCGTGCTGGCGCGCACCGGCGGGCCGGGGCCCCGCGGCATCAGCGCGATTCTGGTGCCGGCCGGCACCCCGGGCCTGAGCTTCGGCCCCAACGAGAAGAAGATGGGCTGGAACGCGCAGCCGACCCGCCAGGTCATCTTCGACGACGTCCGCGTGCCCGTGGCGAACCGGCTGAGCGCCGAGGGCGACGGCTTCGGAATCGCGATGAAGGGTCTGAACGGCGGGCGCGTCAACATGGGCGCGTGCTCGCTCGGCGGCGCCCAGTGGGCCCTGGACAAGGCGGCGCGCTACGTGCAGGAGCGGGAGGCGTTCGGCGCCCCGCTGGCCGCCAACCAGTCGATCCTGTTCACCCTCGCCGACATGGAGACCGATCTGCAGGCCGCGCGTGCACTGCTGCAACGGGCCGCGGGCAAGATGGATGACGCCGCACCGGACGCGGCGGCGGCCTGCGCCCTGGCCAAGCGGTTCGCCACGGATGCCGGCTTCCGCGTCGCCAACCAGGCGCTGCAGCTGCACGGCGGCTACGGCTACCTGCACGAGTACGGCATCGAGCGAGTCGTGCGCGATCTGCGGGTGCACCAGATCCTCGAGGGCACGAACGAGATCATGCAGCTCATCGTCGGGCGCGAGCTGCTGGCGGATGCCCGAACCGACCAGCAGAGAGCGAAGGCACCCCTATGA
- a CDS encoding phosphatase PAP2 family protein → MSSVSPAPARHTIESVPAQARLAVLPQPRLWALWATLLAVLVLVLGAVVTQLRQVAPAELTVDQELSRDHNGVLTALALAVDAALSPVGNLVILGVLFLYLVLVRRAPVNAIVVTAVAGIGWLSSEAFKLAIARPRLDSTLLADPLVSEQGHDSFPSGHTSFAVSLAIALYLLARNTRWAKLAAVGGSIFALAVGASRVYLGAHYPSDVLGAFLGPLAAILFFIGIWNLVGMRVLDRLPFLTRFGPVPG, encoded by the coding sequence ATGAGTTCTGTCTCCCCGGCACCCGCGCGCCACACGATCGAATCTGTGCCAGCGCAGGCCCGCCTCGCCGTGCTGCCGCAGCCGCGCCTCTGGGCGCTCTGGGCGACACTCCTGGCCGTGCTGGTGCTCGTGCTCGGCGCTGTCGTCACCCAGCTCCGCCAGGTCGCACCGGCCGAGCTCACCGTCGATCAGGAGCTCAGCCGCGATCACAACGGCGTCCTGACAGCCCTGGCGCTGGCCGTGGACGCCGCTCTCTCTCCGGTCGGCAACCTGGTCATCCTGGGCGTGCTCTTCCTGTACCTGGTTCTCGTGCGCCGTGCCCCGGTGAATGCGATTGTCGTGACCGCGGTTGCCGGCATCGGCTGGCTGTCCAGTGAGGCGTTCAAACTCGCCATCGCCCGGCCGCGGCTGGACTCGACGCTGCTCGCCGACCCGCTGGTCAGCGAGCAGGGCCACGACAGCTTCCCGAGTGGGCACACGAGCTTCGCCGTCTCGCTGGCGATCGCGCTCTACCTCCTGGCCCGCAACACCCGCTGGGCGAAACTGGCGGCGGTGGGAGGCTCCATCTTCGCCCTGGCCGTTGGCGCCTCCAGGGTCTACCTCGGCGCGCATTACCCGAGCGACGTGCTGGGCGCCTTCCTCGGTCCGCTGGCCGCGATCCTCTTCTTCATCGGGATCTGGAACCTGGTTGGGATGCGCGTGCTCGACCGGCTCCCGTTCCTGACCCGGTTCGGGCCGGTGCCGGGCTGA
- a CDS encoding LCP family protein, with amino-acid sequence MSEELRPRSRRAMRTPTIARHGRLKKSNPFATITRFLAATLAVLMVSGASVAAIAAYDLASSIKPSITLAGDADGKGAKIPQIGAWEGGVNVLLVGSDSRKGQDPIFGGEDETGDLNDVTMLLHISADHSNATVVSFPRDTFVPIPSCPDPSDPESPFASMSSQKINTTLTYGGLPCTVLTVEELTGLDIPYAAEVQFSGVIAMSTAVGGVPVCVGARIEDEYTGLFLDPGEHMLEGWNALQFLRTRHGVGDGSDLTRISNQQVFLSSLMRTVKSADTLTNPAKLYSLAKAALTNITLSDNLQNVDNMVAMAMALKDIPLDQIKFVQYPTGAVEGGVAPDYEAADALFAALAADQPIELGGDTGGSLIDPNAPVEAAPADPNAAVDPNAPVAPESSGPVVLDGVKGQSAGQYTCSDGRTLEDQ; translated from the coding sequence GTGAGCGAAGAGTTGCGCCCCCGCAGCCGTCGGGCGATGAGAACGCCGACGATTGCCCGGCACGGTCGACTGAAGAAGTCGAATCCCTTCGCCACCATCACCCGGTTCCTCGCCGCGACACTCGCCGTGCTCATGGTCAGCGGCGCGTCCGTTGCGGCCATCGCCGCATACGACCTCGCATCCAGCATCAAGCCCAGCATCACGCTGGCCGGCGACGCTGACGGCAAGGGCGCCAAGATCCCGCAGATCGGTGCCTGGGAGGGCGGCGTCAATGTGCTGCTCGTCGGCAGCGACAGCCGCAAGGGCCAAGACCCCATTTTCGGCGGCGAAGACGAGACCGGCGACCTCAACGATGTGACGATGCTGCTGCACATCTCGGCCGACCACTCCAACGCCACCGTCGTGAGCTTCCCGCGCGACACGTTCGTGCCGATCCCGTCGTGCCCGGACCCCAGCGACCCCGAGTCGCCCTTCGCGTCGATGTCGTCGCAGAAGATCAACACGACCCTCACCTACGGCGGGCTGCCGTGCACGGTGCTCACCGTCGAAGAGCTCACCGGCCTGGACATCCCCTACGCCGCAGAGGTGCAGTTCAGCGGCGTGATCGCCATGTCGACCGCCGTCGGCGGCGTGCCCGTCTGTGTCGGTGCGCGCATCGAGGACGAGTACACCGGACTGTTCCTCGACCCGGGCGAGCACATGCTCGAGGGCTGGAACGCACTGCAGTTCCTGCGCACCCGCCACGGTGTCGGCGACGGCAGCGACCTCACCCGCATCAGCAACCAGCAGGTGTTCCTCTCCTCGCTGATGCGCACGGTGAAGAGCGCAGACACGCTCACCAACCCGGCCAAGCTCTACTCGCTGGCCAAGGCCGCGCTCACCAACATCACGCTGTCCGACAACCTGCAGAACGTCGACAACATGGTGGCGATGGCGATGGCCCTCAAGGACATCCCGCTCGACCAGATCAAGTTCGTGCAGTACCCGACGGGTGCTGTCGAAGGCGGCGTGGCACCGGACTACGAGGCTGCCGACGCGCTGTTCGCCGCTCTCGCGGCCGACCAGCCGATCGAGCTCGGTGGCGACACCGGCGGATCGCTGATCGACCCCAACGCTCCTGTGGAGGCGGCTCCGGCCGACCCGAACGCCGCTGTCGACCCGAACGCCCCCGTCGCCCCTGAGAGCTCGGGCCCCGTGGTCCTGGACGGCGTCAAGGGCCAGAGCGCCGGCCAGTACACCTGCTCCGACGGCCGCACGCTCGAGGACCAGTAG
- a CDS encoding HAD family hydrolase, with amino-acid sequence MSQARWLVALDVDGTVLHEDGTLTDAVRDAVAVTQAAGHEVTLSTGRSWESTWQVIEQLGITPEYVVCANGALLMQRDAAEPHGYRRAHVETFDPRPVLDRIRDHLPEGRFMVEDADGFRLYTDGMLDWNLEKARKVDFEELSGAPATRVVVLSPDHDLEDFLTVVERMGLHQVTYSVGWTAWLDIAPEGVNKATALERARDALGIPRSQVLVAGDGRNDIDMFEWATAEGRAVAMGQAPDEVQDAASEVTGSVEDDGLATALRAFAAGA; translated from the coding sequence ATGAGTCAGGCGCGCTGGCTCGTCGCTCTCGACGTCGACGGAACCGTCCTGCACGAGGACGGGACGCTGACGGATGCCGTGCGCGATGCCGTCGCGGTGACCCAGGCGGCCGGCCACGAGGTCACCCTCTCCACGGGCCGCAGTTGGGAGAGCACCTGGCAGGTGATCGAGCAGCTGGGCATCACGCCGGAGTACGTGGTGTGTGCCAACGGCGCGCTGCTCATGCAGCGCGATGCCGCCGAGCCGCACGGCTACCGCCGGGCGCACGTGGAGACCTTCGACCCGCGGCCCGTGCTCGACCGCATCCGGGACCACCTGCCCGAGGGCCGGTTCATGGTCGAGGATGCAGACGGCTTCCGCCTGTACACCGACGGCATGCTGGACTGGAACCTCGAGAAGGCGCGCAAGGTCGACTTTGAGGAGCTGAGCGGCGCCCCCGCGACGCGCGTCGTCGTGCTCTCGCCCGACCACGACCTCGAGGACTTCCTCACCGTCGTCGAGCGCATGGGCCTGCACCAGGTGACCTACTCTGTCGGCTGGACGGCCTGGCTCGACATCGCACCGGAGGGCGTGAACAAGGCAACCGCGCTGGAGCGGGCGCGGGACGCGCTCGGCATTCCGCGCTCCCAGGTGCTCGTTGCCGGAGACGGCCGCAACGACATCGACATGTTCGAGTGGGCCACGGCCGAGGGCCGCGCCGTCGCGATGGGTCAGGCGCCGGACGAGGTGCAGGATGCCGCCAGCGAGGTGACCGGCAGCGTCGAGGACGACGGCCTCGCCACCGCGCTGCGGGCATTCGCCGCCGGCGCCTGA